One window from the genome of Salvia miltiorrhiza cultivar Shanhuang (shh) chromosome 7, IMPLAD_Smil_shh, whole genome shotgun sequence encodes:
- the LOC130993849 gene encoding uncharacterized protein LOC130993849 — protein MSSSSSSSSSDEWEERRYQQNRQIDRIIDDMLINNPNLILGTSSSTTKKRYCDREREVGEQRLMSDYFVPNPTYTPELFRRRFRMQKSLFLRIVDVVTANDQYFQQRPDCTGRQGLSPLQKCTGAMRVLAYGTATDAVDEYLRMSSTVTRDAVIHFVEGIISCFGDTYLRRPNQQDLQRLLYVGEQRGFPGMIGSIDCMHWEWKNCPTAWAGQYAGRSGKPTIILEAVASYDLWIWHAFFGTPGSCNDINVLHRSPVFSDILEGRAPNISYVVNGRQNDRAYYLTDGIYPSWAAFVKTISSPVLRKHKLFAQHQEAVRKDVERAFGVLQARFAFIRRPCLIWDRILMGKIMMACIIMHNMIVEDERDTYQNYYDPTEFLMDLPADEDVSIHYSTDRIASLSNYMINRDRLRNREAHKALQKDLIEHIWAKFGTTN, from the coding sequence AtgtcttcttcatcttcatcttcatcttcggATGAATGGGAAGAACGACGTTATCAACAAAATCGTCAAATTGATCGCATTATTGACGATATGCTCATAAACAATCCCAATCTTATTTTAGGAACTTCTTCTTCCACCACTAAAAAAAGGTATTGTGATAGGGAACGTGAAGTTGGTGAGCAACGTTTGATGAGTGATTATTTTGTCCCTAATCCAACGTATACTCCGGAGCTCTTCCGGCGTAGATTTCGCATGCAAAAATCATTGTTCCTTCGTATAGTAGATGTTGTTACTGCTAACGACCAATATTTTCAACAGAGACCCGATTGCACTGGTAGGCAAGGCCTTTCACCACTACAAAAATGCACTGGAGCTATGAGGGTGTTGGCTTATGGAACCGCAACCGATGCCGTTGATGAATACTTACGAATGAGTTCAACAGTCACGAGGGATGCTGTCATTCATTTCGTAGAAGGTATCATTTCTTGCTTTGGTGACACATACCTTAGAAGGCCCAATCAACAAGATTTGCAAAGGCTACTCTATGTTGGAGAACAACGTGGTTTTCCCGGCATGATTGGAAGtattgattgcatgcattgggaaTGGAAGAACTGTCCTACTGCCTGGGCTGGTCAATATGCAGGAAGAAGTGGAAAACCAACAATCATTTTGGAAGCCGTTGCATCATATGATTTATGGATATGGCATGCGTTCTTTGGAACTCCAGGTTCGTGCAATGATATCAATGTACTTCATCGATCTCCCGTTTTTAGTGATATTTTAGAAGGTAGAGCACCTAATATAAGTTATGTGGTCAATGGTCGTCAAAATGATAGAGCTTATTATCTCACTGATGGCATATATCCCTCTTGGGCTGCATTTGTTAAGACAATTTCAAGTCCAGTGCTCCGAAAGCACAAGTTGTTCGCTCAACACCAAGAGGCTGTAAGAAAAGATGTCGAGAGAGCCTTCGGAGTTCTACAAGCTCGATTTGCATTTATTCGACGTCCTTGTCTCATTTGGGATAGGATTTTGATGGGAAAAATTATGATGGCTTGTATCATCATGCACAATATGATAGTGGAAGATGAACGAGACACATACCAAAACTATTATGATCCCACAGAATTTTTGATGGATTTACCTGCAGATGAAGATGTATCTATTCACTACTCAACTGACAGAATTGCAAGTTTGTCTAATTACATGATCAACAGGGATCGACTTCGCAATCGCGAAGCTCACAAAGCTCTTCAGAAGGACTTAATTGAGCATATATGGGCAAAATTCGGCACGACTAATTGA
- the LOC130993850 gene encoding uncharacterized protein LOC130993850: MSSWICVSEDKQKGKNQRGATMWERVQNMYHEAQKENPDEISPRNIESMKGHFKRLNENANKWIAACKEANARKRSGMSQKDIEMEAHSIYEAGGSKFQDLVVFNDVMSKHPKWNLAINEVGDDQESGGSTKRSKTSEDGDYFIPSNPETPTTGGSTMSRPTGRDKAKRKGKGKAMASESNEMYEEIRALRLSRDHENELMTAKIELEREKLKMNSLKMEKKMLVALLAKDHLSAEEEEMKSHLIAILFPK; the protein is encoded by the coding sequence ATGTCTTCTTGGATCTGCGTTAGCGAAGATaagcaaaaaggaaaaaatcaaAGAGGGGCGACGATGTGGGAACGTGTGCAGAATATGTATCAtgaagctcaaaaagaaaatccaGATGAGATCAGCCCAAGGAATATCGAATCAATGAAAGGTCATTTTAAACGACTTAATGAAAATGCAAACAAGTGGATCGCTGCTTGCAAAGAAGCAAATGCTAGAAAAAGAAGTGGAATGAGCCAGAAAGATATAGAGATGGAAGCTCACTCAATTTATGAAGCAGGTGGCAGTAAATTCCAAGACTTGGTTGTTTTCAATGATGTTATGAGTAAACATCCGAAGTGGAACTTAGCAATCAATGAAGTTGGTGATGATCAAGAAAGTGGCGGCAGCACAAAAAGGTCTAAGACTTCTGAAGATGGTGATTACTTTATCCCGTCCAATCCAGAAACTCCAACTACTGGCGGATCTACTATGTCTCGTCCTACAGGTAGAGATAAAGctaaaaggaaaggaaaaggtAAGGCAATGGCATCTGAATCAAATGAAATGTATGAAGAAATCCGTGCATTGAGACTTAGTAGAGATCATGAAAATGAGTTAATGACTGCTAAAATTGAATTGGAACGTGAAAAGCTTAAAATGAATTCTTTGAAGATGGAAAAGAAAATGTTGGTCGCATTGTTGGCGAAGGACCATTTGTctgcagaagaggaagagatGAAAAGCCACCTCATTGCTATTTTATTTCCGAAGTAG
- the LOC130995362 gene encoding stress-related protein-like encodes MEEKTLLINLRKQRHLLTSSLHSHISPISLLNLTYFYLIFHFFSLNSMAEPEATPVLSDQPVLENEEKKLKYLDFVLVAAAHVVVCFSTLYEYAKENSGPLRPGVQTVEGTVRTVIGPVYEKFHNVPSDLLRFVDRKVDESVTELDHHVPVLLKQFTSRAWAAAQGLASEVQREGLADTASNMAKNACVEYGPTAKALYADYEPVAEQYAVAVWRALNDLPLFAQVAHIMVPTAAHWAEKYNQSVADAAEKGYALSHYFPMIPVERIAKMFGAETEPDVSNNVGYVAVS; translated from the exons ATGGAGGAGAAAACCCTCCTTATAAATTTGCGAAAACAACGTCATCTTCTAACTTCTTCACTCCACTCCCACATCTCGCCAATCTCTCTTTTAAATCtcacttatttttatttgatttttcattttttttctctcaactCGATGGCGGAACCGGAAGCCACTCCAGTGCTCTCCGATCAACCG GTTTTGGAAAACGAGGAGAAGAAGCTGAAATATCTGGATTTCGTTCTAGTTGCGGCGGCGCACGTCGTCGTATGCTTCTCGACGCTCTATGAATATGCAAAGGAGAATTCCGGTCCATTGCGACCCGGAGTTCAGACCGTCGAAGGAACCGTCAGAACTGTCATCGGGCCGGTTTACGAGAAATTCCATAACGTTCCTTCCGACCTCCTCAGATTCGTCGATCGCAAG GTGGATGAGTCTGTGACCGAGTTGGACCATCACGTGCCGGTTCTTCTAAAGCAGTTCACGAGCCGAGCCTGGGCCGCGGCTCAGGGGCTGGCGTCGGAGGTGCAACGAGAAGGCTTAGCCGATACGGCTTCGAACATGGCTAAGAACGCATGCGTGGAGTACGGGCCCACGGCTAAGGCGCTCTACGCCGACTACGAGCCGGTAGCCGAGCAGTACGCGGTGGCGGTTTGGCGCGCGCTCAACGACCTCCCGTTGTTCGCGCAAGTGGCTCACATCATGGTCCCAACGGCCGCGCATTGGGCGGAGAAGTATAATCAGAGTGTGGCGGATGCGGCGGAGAAGGGCTACGCGCTGTCGCATTACTTTCCGATGATCCCCGTCGAGAGGATCGCGAAAATGTTCGGAGCCGAGACCGAGCCAGATGTTTCGAACAATGTTGGATACGTCGCCGTTTCTTAG